In Paenibacillus durus, the DNA window AGTCAATATGCAGGCAAGCCGCACGCTGGGTTATATGAAGAAGGAAGCAGTCACAACTGATTTGAGCAAAAAGAAGCTGCAGCCTTCAGGCTGCGCCGCAGTCATATTGACGGTCAGGGACCTTTCTTCAATTGGCAGTCCGGAAGTCTTGACCAGCTATGCGGAACAGGGAGGGCATGTATTCTTAACCTCCATGCCGGAGAGAAACGATGCGTTTTACCGATTATATCGAAAGCTGGGCATCCTGAACGCCGGGAATTATAAGGATGAGACCGGGGTGCAGCTGCGGGGTGAGGTACTGATTGGAGAATCCGGGCTGCATATCGATGACAAATTTATCTTGAATACGGTGATGCAGGTGGAGCTGGATTCTTCGGTCACCGTGCATGCTGCAACCTCGGCTGGAATGCCGCTCTTATGGAGTGTGCCAAGCGGGGAAGGGTCAATTATGGTGTTTAATGGCACGATGCTTCAGGAGAAGATCAACCGCGGACTGATTGCCGGGGCTATCTCCATCATGATGCCGGACTTCATCTATCCTGTCTTCAATTCAAAGGTGGTTTATATCGATGACTGGCCGGCGCCGTATGGCAGCTTGATTGATGATGCGATCTACAAGACGTACAAGTTAAACCGGCAGGGCTTCTTTAAGGAAATATGGTGGCCGGACATGCTTGGAATTGCCAAACGAAATCATATTAAGTACACGGCAGTGCTGATTGAGTCTTACCAGAATCGGGTGACTCCGCCCTTTGATTCGCCATCCGATGCCGACCCTAACGGACTGATCAGCTACGGCAGGGAAATTATCAAAAGCGGCGGTGAAATCGGTCTGCACGGATACAATCATCAGTCGCTTACGCTGGATCAAGATACCAGCGCCGCGTTCGATTACCAGCCCTGGAACAGCGTAGGCGACATGTCGCAGTCGATTCAAGAGGCTGTAAGCTACGCCAAACAAGGCTTTCCCGAATATACGATGTTCACGTACGTGCCCCCGTCCAACGTGCTCAGCCCGGAAGGACGCGAAGCGATCAAAGCGGGATGGAAGAATTTATCTGTGATCGCCTCTCTTTTTCCGGATGATGCAGCCGGAGTATCGTATGTGCAGGAGTTTGAGCTGGCGAAGGACGGAATTATGGAGATGCCGCGGGTCACATCCGGTTATAAATCCACCCCGTTTGAACGATGGGCGGCGGCAAGCGTGCTGACGGCCAACGGAATCTTCTCCCACTTCATCCATCCCGATGATGTTCTTGACGCCGAGCGGAATAAGAACATGAACTGGGAGAGCATGTACAAGACCTTCTCCGAGATGATGTCCGGATTGAACGAGCGCTACCCGTGGATGCGCGCCCAGACCTCAATGGAAGCGGCCATCGATATGAAGAATACGCTGACAAGTCGAGTCGATTTGCAGCAGGAAGACGGCTCCATTAAAGGCTCGGTGAAGCCTTTTGAGAATGAGTCTTACTTTATCTTGCGGACCCGTAAAAAAGTCGGGAGCCTGTCGGGCTGTTCTGCAGATAAAATCGGCGACGGCATCTTCTTGATTACCGTCCGAAAAGCCGAATTCACAATTCAGTTAAGCGAGGCATGAGTTCATGAGAATATGTATAATAGCGGAAGGCTCCTATCCCTATATCACCGGAGGCGTCTCCAGTTGGATTCATTCTCTGGTTACCAGCCTGACTGAGCATGAGTTTATTATTCTGGCTATTGGAGCTGAAGAGAAGCAGCGGGGGGCTTTCAAGTATCAGCTTCCTTCAAATATCGTTGAAGTGAAAGAAATCTTCCTGAACAGCTATCTGAATGAGGTAAAGCCGCGCAGGGACCGCCTCCGGCTCACTCCTGCCGAGCATGAAGCGATTGGCTCCCTGCTTGGCGGCGGCACTGCGGTGGACTGGGCCGGTCTGTTCGATTTGCTGCGTTCAGGGCGGGTTACCTCAGCCGTTCAGTTTCTGATGAGCAGGGAATTTTTCCGGGTCTTGTCCAAACGCTGCCAGGAAGATTATGAACATGTGCCGTTCACCGAAATGTACTGGACCGTCCGGTCCATGATGCTTCCGCTGCTGCTTACGATCCGCGAAGATATTCCGAAGGCGGATTTGTACCACAGCGTATCAACCGGCTACGCCGGAGTCATCGGCGCCCTCGCCAAGCATCTCTACGGCAAGCCCTATCTGCTAACCGAGCACGGCATTTATTCCCGGGAGAGAGAAGAAGAGATTATCAAGGCGGACTGGGTGCAGGGCTATTTCAAGGATTTGTGGATTCAATACTTCTACCGTCTGTCCGAGGCAGCCTATTCCATGAGCGATCAGGTCATTACACTCTTTGGCCGCAACCGCGACATTGAAATTGAGATCGGCTGCGATGAACGGAAAATCAGCATTATCCCAAATGGCGTCAATGTCGCGGATTATGCGGAAGTGGCGGGACCTCCCCCGGAAGGCGGCCCCCTCCGGCTCGGCGCCATCGTGCGTATCGTGCCGATCAAGGATATCAAAACCATGATTCAAAGCTTCGCGCTGGTGAAGCGGGAACTGCCCGAATCAGAGCTGTACATTCTGGGTCCCTGGGAAGAAAACGAAGATTATTACCGCGAATGCCTTGAGCTGGCGGCAACGCTGCAGGTGCAGGATATCATTTTCACAGGCGAGGTCAATGTGCGCCAATATTTGAAAAGGCTCGACATCATCCTGCTCTCCAGCATCAGCGAGGGTATGCCGCTGGCCATCCTTGAAGCGATGGCCGCGGGGAAACCGTGCGTCACGACCAATATCGGCAGCTGCCGCGAGCTTCTGTTCGGCAACGGTGATAACTACGGTCCCGCCGGCATTGTTGTTCCCGTCATGCATTATGATGAGATGGCGTCCGCCATTATTCGGCTTGGCCGCA includes these proteins:
- a CDS encoding DUF2194 domain-containing protein; this translates as MKQPMKLNTRIYSIIIFIILLAFVMYLTQTQYFQQFSHSRHNENLTESWKAEAVSASSPSPQSGPPYCLAYVSSDEFSAKVNMQASRTLGYMKKEAVTTDLSKKKLQPSGCAAVILTVRDLSSIGSPEVLTSYAEQGGHVFLTSMPERNDAFYRLYRKLGILNAGNYKDETGVQLRGEVLIGESGLHIDDKFILNTVMQVELDSSVTVHAATSAGMPLLWSVPSGEGSIMVFNGTMLQEKINRGLIAGAISIMMPDFIYPVFNSKVVYIDDWPAPYGSLIDDAIYKTYKLNRQGFFKEIWWPDMLGIAKRNHIKYTAVLIESYQNRVTPPFDSPSDADPNGLISYGREIIKSGGEIGLHGYNHQSLTLDQDTSAAFDYQPWNSVGDMSQSIQEAVSYAKQGFPEYTMFTYVPPSNVLSPEGREAIKAGWKNLSVIASLFPDDAAGVSYVQEFELAKDGIMEMPRVTSGYKSTPFERWAAASVLTANGIFSHFIHPDDVLDAERNKNMNWESMYKTFSEMMSGLNERYPWMRAQTSMEAAIDMKNTLTSRVDLQQEDGSIKGSVKPFENESYFILRTRKKVGSLSGCSADKIGDGIFLITVRKAEFTIQLSEA
- the pelF gene encoding GT4 family glycosyltransferase PelF, whose protein sequence is MRICIIAEGSYPYITGGVSSWIHSLVTSLTEHEFIILAIGAEEKQRGAFKYQLPSNIVEVKEIFLNSYLNEVKPRRDRLRLTPAEHEAIGSLLGGGTAVDWAGLFDLLRSGRVTSAVQFLMSREFFRVLSKRCQEDYEHVPFTEMYWTVRSMMLPLLLTIREDIPKADLYHSVSTGYAGVIGALAKHLYGKPYLLTEHGIYSREREEEIIKADWVQGYFKDLWIQYFYRLSEAAYSMSDQVITLFGRNRDIEIEIGCDERKISIIPNGVNVADYAEVAGPPPEGGPLRLGAIVRIVPIKDIKTMIQSFALVKRELPESELYILGPWEENEDYYRECLELAATLQVQDIIFTGEVNVRQYLKRLDIILLSSISEGMPLAILEAMAAGKPCVTTNIGSCRELLFGNGDNYGPAGIVVPVMHYDEMASAIIRLGRSRELREQMGLNGLKRAEAHYTREQFIEGYREFYLNYEEGRSWPASASS